The following are from one region of the Methanospirillum hungatei genome:
- a CDS encoding FHA domain-containing protein has translation MNPERPDDRTILTSSDPEFISELSEYLDVLASPIRLHILSFIGTKPRTVRQISHEIATSYENTKKHLTKLLSLGIIRKEIGVSDEPVNQGQPVFYYMLVPDGLNHAAHNLTIFSSVAGKSNPDLSKQAIAAQNGLHNIFPSGPGLIVMNGSEQGRTIELTGTMYRVGRIEEGWDGIAPEPAVLLNDEYRSVSRVSRPHVWLKKQAGFWTLADGNSKGGTYVNGKPITHDFVVLKEGDRIELSPGTLGVNLTFHSGKKDLNHNL, from the coding sequence ATGAATCCGGAAAGACCTGATGACCGGACTATCCTTACCAGCTCAGATCCTGAGTTTATATCAGAATTATCTGAGTACCTCGATGTTCTCGCAAGCCCCATCCGCCTTCATATCCTCTCATTTATCGGAACAAAACCCCGTACGGTCAGGCAGATCTCACATGAGATTGCGACAAGTTATGAGAATACAAAAAAACACCTGACAAAACTACTTTCGCTTGGGATCATCAGAAAGGAGATCGGAGTATCAGATGAACCAGTAAACCAGGGACAGCCGGTTTTTTATTATATGCTCGTCCCGGACGGTCTGAACCATGCTGCACACAATCTCACTATATTCAGCTCAGTAGCCGGAAAAAGTAATCCGGACCTATCAAAACAGGCAATAGCAGCACAAAACGGGCTGCACAATATTTTCCCCTCAGGCCCAGGACTTATTGTCATGAATGGTTCAGAGCAGGGAAGAACGATTGAACTGACCGGGACCATGTACCGGGTCGGAAGAATTGAAGAGGGATGGGACGGGATCGCTCCTGAACCGGCTGTTCTTCTGAATGATGAGTACCGCTCAGTTAGCCGGGTATCACGGCCTCATGTATGGCTCAAAAAACAGGCAGGATTCTGGACATTAGCAGATGGAAACAGTAAAGGGGGAACGTATGTGAATGGAAAACCAATCACTCATGATTTCGTGGTTTTGAAGGAAGGCGATAGAATAGAACTCTCACCCGGCACTCTTGGAGTGAACCTGACCTTTCATTCTGGAAAAAAAGATCTAAATCATAATTTATGA
- a CDS encoding serine/threonine-protein kinase produces the protein MKTTIFPADKSQKRINSVTLLQILNLALAILYLTIELFLVSVPQSHGHGVGMGHGVGNTFTFSLPLFLILFLLMILFHIISVFQNRLQVRFILGTGLGQVITATLLSGLLLFSRQSFNLLKIEYPYTSLILFFLTVSLILGVYMVIGKVRKEYGNEREMDRNISSFPLPKNRYRNIRPIGEGGVGTIWYAERIGDGTSVVVKVPRKEDEMTGLSFMQEISIWKDLEHPHIATLLSANILPVPYLEIEYLPGSVADLKTPIPVEQAVLIIQGLVSALLYAHGRGVTHCDIKPTNILLTYEGIPKLTDWGLARSGRDRWSVSGFSPTYAAPEQRQMNSECTATTDIWQVGMVCAELITGRPEIPSGTEPVFQTGIGKILLSIIQRCLTADPAGRYQSIQELSDDIASLSSISVDNSLEVAATDK, from the coding sequence ATGAAAACAACCATATTCCCAGCAGATAAATCTCAGAAAAGAATAAATTCCGTTACTCTGCTTCAGATATTAAATCTGGCTCTCGCGATACTTTATCTTACCATAGAACTCTTCCTGGTATCTGTTCCCCAGTCACATGGTCATGGAGTCGGGATGGGGCATGGAGTTGGAAATACATTTACTTTCTCTCTTCCTTTGTTTTTGATCCTATTCCTACTTATGATCCTGTTTCATATTATTTCGGTTTTCCAGAATCGTCTTCAGGTCCGGTTCATCCTTGGAACAGGATTAGGTCAGGTTATCACAGCGACTCTGCTATCTGGCCTTCTTCTCTTTTCCCGTCAGTCTTTTAATCTTCTTAAGATTGAATATCCGTACACTAGTCTGATTCTCTTTTTCCTTACCGTCTCACTCATCCTTGGAGTGTATATGGTAATCGGAAAGGTAAGGAAAGAATATGGAAATGAGAGAGAAATGGATCGTAATATCTCTTCTTTTCCCCTTCCGAAAAACCGGTATAGGAACATAAGACCAATCGGAGAGGGTGGTGTTGGTACAATCTGGTATGCAGAGCGTATCGGTGATGGAACGTCGGTGGTGGTAAAAGTCCCCCGAAAGGAGGACGAAATGACCGGTCTTTCATTTATGCAGGAGATCAGTATCTGGAAAGATCTAGAACATCCCCATATTGCAACGCTTCTTTCTGCAAATATCCTTCCCGTTCCGTACCTTGAGATAGAATATCTCCCTGGATCAGTTGCAGACCTGAAAACCCCGATCCCAGTCGAACAAGCAGTTCTGATTATTCAGGGTCTTGTATCCGCTCTTTTATATGCCCATGGCCGGGGAGTAACCCATTGTGATATTAAACCCACGAACATTCTTCTGACATATGAGGGGATACCAAAACTCACCGACTGGGGTCTTGCACGGTCAGGAAGAGACCGGTGGTCAGTATCAGGATTTTCTCCCACATATGCTGCACCAGAGCAGCGTCAGATGAATTCAGAATGTACCGCCACAACAGATATATGGCAGGTTGGGATGGTATGTGCCGAACTTATCACTGGCAGACCGGAGATCCCATCAGGAACAGAACCCGTCTTTCAGACCGGAATAGGGAAGATATTGTTGTCAATTATACAGAGATGCCTGACTGCAGATCCAGCCGGACGGTATCAGTCGATCCAGGAACTTTCAGATGACATCGCATCCCTTTCCAGTATTTCTGTTGATAATTCTCTGGAAGTGGCAGCGACTGATAAGTAA
- a CDS encoding diacylglycerol/lipid kinase family protein: MNTYSRKGEKLFFEALDLFHKYGIDIVASYPVRKPERLKQVVSEVISDGYRLIIIGGGDGTFNSVIDLFVHQDVVLGILPFGTANNFARSMGIPMSLEKAIEVIACGKVVDVDIGVINGQYFLNIATVGFSHAIISATPRRLKRYLGMISYLLYETRYLISQELFSCSITIAGQTKTIHTRQLIIANGSFYGARKITPDAHIDNKTLLIFAMETDSEWQGLKFWIGFILGRHLKFPESRLFKVQSACIVTDPFKYVIMGGEKVTRTPVQLSIDEEAIKVLAPSIFKDHDEDLSLS, from the coding sequence GTGAATACCTATTCACGAAAAGGTGAAAAACTTTTTTTTGAGGCTCTTGATCTTTTTCACAAGTATGGTATAGACATCGTTGCTTCATATCCTGTCCGTAAACCGGAACGATTGAAACAGGTGGTTTCAGAGGTGATTTCTGATGGATATCGACTCATCATCATAGGAGGTGGTGATGGTACATTCAATTCTGTCATTGATCTGTTTGTTCATCAGGACGTTGTATTAGGTATTCTGCCCTTTGGAACAGCAAATAATTTTGCCCGCTCGATGGGTATTCCTATGTCACTAGAAAAAGCAATTGAAGTAATTGCGTGTGGGAAAGTTGTGGATGTTGATATAGGGGTCATAAACGGCCAGTATTTTTTAAATATCGCTACGGTTGGTTTTTCACATGCTATCATTTCAGCAACACCGCGAAGATTGAAACGATATCTTGGTATGATATCATATCTTCTCTATGAGACAAGATACCTAATATCACAGGAGTTATTCAGTTGTTCGATTACGATAGCAGGTCAAACCAAAACTATCCACACCAGACAATTAATTATTGCGAATGGTAGTTTTTACGGGGCAAGAAAGATAACACCGGATGCACATATCGACAATAAAACGCTGTTAATTTTTGCAATGGAAACTGACAGCGAATGGCAGGGCCTCAAATTCTGGATTGGATTTATTCTCGGCCGACATCTGAAATTTCCCGAGTCAAGATTATTTAAAGTTCAATCCGCCTGTATTGTGACGGACCCTTTTAAATACGTGATCATGGGAGGTGAGAAAGTCACCCGGACCCCTGTACAATTATCTATCGATGAAGAAGCGATAAAAGTGCTGGCTCCTTCCATTTTCAAGGATCATGATGAGGATCTCTCTCTTTCATAA
- a CDS encoding transposase, which produces MIPDKVRHTLQNLKKNLQHNVEIHQIKGGFYVYRASSVYDPQTKKSKKTTHYIGSITRDGTFKPKKNSASKIVSNREIFEYANGMLAYSYIKDLESLLEKYTPYFKELVTMAIVKALDPKPLRLIESRWEKLDLSNQINVKLLPKHLGEVLHQIGSEVGWWYDLFAELASDDDLIFYDLTAIITYSESIKLAEKGYNADHDKNEQIGVSMAFSSNTGLPIGCDVSYGSMRDIKTIKNFLNRFKDNDIGLILDRGFSSYSLLNELKKRGIHYLVPLKKNSKFLQKSKIVWDGGFLYRNRGILCTCVNNQYGYLYLYMDPLLKGEKESTLLKNSLKRGLNVGEYQNKCEFSGIIPILSDIAKPPAEIFLLYKEREDVELAFDALKNPIDSDKSYLQSEESVRGYFFISLLALRIYFSVLRKLRILNLNQIISVEEVFFELSKIEIIHDARGTKSFAQIPKRATKILSLFTDQIPMG; this is translated from the coding sequence ATGATCCCTGATAAGGTGCGGCACACCCTTCAAAACTTGAAAAAAAATCTTCAACATAACGTAGAAATTCATCAAATCAAAGGTGGTTTTTATGTTTATCGCGCTTCAAGTGTGTATGATCCACAAACAAAAAAATCGAAAAAAACGACACACTATATTGGATCCATAACTCGTGATGGTACGTTTAAACCCAAAAAAAATTCAGCCTCAAAAATAGTTTCAAACAGAGAAATATTTGAATATGCTAATGGGATGCTAGCCTATTCATACATCAAGGATCTTGAATCATTATTAGAAAAATATACTCCATATTTCAAGGAATTAGTCACTATGGCTATCGTAAAAGCCTTAGATCCTAAACCTCTCAGATTAATTGAATCACGATGGGAAAAGTTAGATTTATCCAATCAAATCAATGTCAAATTGTTGCCTAAACATTTAGGAGAGGTACTTCACCAAATCGGTTCTGAAGTTGGCTGGTGGTATGACTTATTTGCAGAATTAGCTTCAGACGACGATTTGATATTTTACGACTTAACTGCGATTATTACTTATTCTGAATCAATAAAGTTAGCTGAAAAGGGATATAATGCAGACCATGATAAAAACGAACAAATTGGGGTTTCAATGGCATTCTCATCGAATACCGGTCTTCCAATCGGATGCGATGTCTCATATGGATCTATGAGAGATATAAAAACAATAAAAAATTTCTTAAATCGATTTAAAGACAACGATATTGGATTAATTTTGGATCGGGGCTTCTCTTCGTATTCATTGTTGAATGAACTAAAAAAAAGAGGTATTCACTACCTTGTCCCATTAAAAAAGAATTCAAAATTCTTACAAAAATCTAAAATAGTATGGGATGGAGGGTTTTTATATCGTAATAGAGGGATTTTGTGTACGTGTGTTAATAATCAATATGGTTACCTCTACCTTTATATGGATCCCTTATTGAAGGGGGAAAAAGAATCTACTTTACTAAAAAATTCACTTAAAAGAGGCCTGAATGTAGGTGAATATCAAAATAAATGCGAATTTTCGGGAATAATTCCAATATTATCTGACATTGCTAAACCTCCAGCAGAAATTTTTCTTTTATATAAAGAGAGGGAAGATGTGGAACTTGCATTTGATGCATTAAAAAACCCAATAGATTCAGATAAATCGTATTTGCAGTCGGAAGAAAGTGTTAGAGGTTATTTTTTCATATCATTATTGGCACTGAGGATATACTTTTCAGTTTTAAGAAAACTTCGCATATTAAACTTAAATCAGATTATCTCTGTAGAAGAAGTCTTTTTTGAACTTTCAAAAATTGAGATAATTCATGATGCACGTGGAACAAAAAGTTTTGCACAGATTCCTAAGAGAGCAACAAAAATACTCAGCCTCTTCACCGACCAAATACCTATGGGTTAA
- a CDS encoding cation diffusion facilitator family transporter codes for MTSQNYNLNKEKEKTALLSVCSNSVLVIMKFIVGFALGSVSIISEAIHSGMDLLASVIAFFSVRKSGEAPDEEHQFGHGKYESVSGMIEAILIFIAAILIINEAVQKILTPSYEPMNPLLMWAGIAVMGISAGVNTFVSTRLMKIAKKTESIALESDAWHLRTDIYTSIGVMTGLFLIWLTGIHLLDSIVAIGVALVIMKAAYDLTMKSYKDLIDFRLSEKEVSRITSIICEHQSEYVNFHGLRTRRAGPEIFIDLHLVLDKDITVEQSHDFTEHLERDLKLEFPRACITIHVEPNTGEHLLKSGICNVPE; via the coding sequence ATGACATCTCAAAATTATAATCTCAATAAAGAGAAAGAAAAAACTGCCCTTCTCTCGGTATGTTCTAATTCTGTTCTTGTCATCATGAAGTTCATTGTCGGATTTGCTCTTGGATCGGTGAGCATCATTTCTGAAGCGATTCATTCGGGGATGGATCTTCTGGCTTCAGTTATAGCTTTTTTCTCGGTGAGAAAATCCGGAGAGGCACCAGACGAAGAACACCAGTTCGGACATGGGAAGTATGAATCTGTTTCTGGAATGATTGAAGCGATTTTGATTTTTATCGCCGCAATTCTTATCATCAATGAAGCGGTCCAAAAAATTCTCACGCCATCCTATGAACCGATGAACCCTCTGCTCATGTGGGCAGGTATTGCTGTCATGGGGATTTCAGCCGGTGTAAATACGTTTGTCTCCACCCGGCTCATGAAAATTGCAAAGAAAACAGAGTCGATTGCATTAGAGAGTGATGCATGGCATCTTCGGACTGATATTTATACCTCGATTGGAGTAATGACTGGTCTTTTCCTCATATGGCTGACAGGTATTCATCTTCTGGATTCAATTGTTGCAATAGGAGTTGCTCTGGTCATTATGAAGGCGGCATATGATCTGACCATGAAATCATATAAAGACTTGATTGATTTCCGTCTTTCTGAAAAGGAAGTATCCAGAATCACTTCTATTATCTGTGAACATCAGTCTGAATATGTCAATTTCCATGGATTACGAACCCGGAGGGCAGGTCCGGAGATTTTTATTGATCTGCATCTTGTTTTAGATAAAGATATCACCGTGGAACAGTCTCATGATTTTACCGAGCACCTGGAAAGAGATCTGAAACTGGAGTTTCCAAGGGCATGTATTACGATTCACGTAGAGCCCAATACGGGGGAACATCTGTTAAAATCAGGGATATGTAATGTGCCTGAATAA
- a CDS encoding KUP/HAK/KT family potassium transporter, with the protein MFSHLADSRVIKSLGLVFGDIGTSPIYTISIILLVIKPSEQNIFGILSLIFWSLFFVITIQYVWLAMSVSSKGEGGTIVLKEVLLSHLKESSLVPPISFLAIIGICLFMGDGVITPAISILSAVEGIAFVPGLENLPGMILIGIAAVIAISLFSIQRRGTEQISWMFGPVMLLWFFLLSITGCIAIIHNPQILLALSPHYALEFLLEHGIISLLVLSAVVLCITGGEALYADMGHLGREPIMKAWYIVFPALMLSYLGQGAFVLEHGSMGSVLFSMVSTQIGILYIPFLLLSVCATIIASQAMISGMFSIVYQGMTTRIIPKMKIDFTSSSMQSQIYIDTVNWLLLISVLLVMITFQSSEHLGAAYGLAVTGNMTISALMLLLIFYKKKDSVKVGIMSLLLLIDTTFLFASLTKLPHGGYWSVILAGVPFAIIVIFITGQKKLYTTLKPIPYNRFAERYNELYESVCKIPGAALYFTSDLKYVSPYIGTIFFQNNILYESNIFVSIRMTNHPFGISTYFQQEIEKGLSFFSIETGYLEFLDVESLLREHGINEKTIFYGIENIMSDKMIWNLFGIIKKVSPPFVQFYALPSEKIHGVITRFIM; encoded by the coding sequence ATGTTTTCTCACCTGGCTGATTCCCGGGTAATAAAATCATTGGGCCTGGTATTCGGAGATATCGGGACCAGTCCAATATACACAATAAGTATCATTCTCCTTGTTATAAAACCATCAGAACAGAATATTTTTGGCATTCTTTCTCTGATATTCTGGAGTTTATTTTTTGTTATCACGATTCAGTATGTCTGGCTTGCCATGAGTGTAAGTAGCAAGGGTGAAGGGGGGACAATCGTCTTAAAAGAGGTATTATTATCGCATCTGAAAGAATCATCCCTGGTCCCTCCCATATCATTTCTTGCAATTATCGGCATCTGCCTGTTTATGGGTGATGGCGTTATTACACCGGCGATAAGTATTCTTTCGGCAGTTGAAGGAATAGCATTTGTCCCTGGGCTTGAGAATCTTCCCGGGATGATTCTTATCGGTATTGCAGCAGTAATCGCTATCAGTCTGTTTAGTATCCAGCGTCGGGGAACAGAACAGATCTCATGGATGTTTGGCCCGGTAATGCTGCTCTGGTTCTTTTTATTGTCTATAACCGGTTGTATTGCAATCATCCACAATCCACAGATACTGCTTGCCTTAAGCCCGCATTATGCTCTTGAATTCCTTTTGGAACATGGAATTATCTCACTTCTTGTATTATCTGCAGTTGTTTTATGTATTACCGGCGGAGAAGCACTCTATGCTGATATGGGCCATCTTGGTCGTGAACCTATAATGAAAGCCTGGTATATCGTTTTTCCAGCTCTTATGCTCAGTTATCTCGGACAGGGAGCATTTGTACTCGAACATGGGTCCATGGGGTCGGTCCTCTTTTCCATGGTTTCAACGCAAATCGGCATTCTGTATATCCCATTCCTCCTGCTCAGTGTATGTGCGACCATAATTGCGTCACAGGCGATGATAAGTGGGATGTTCTCCATCGTGTACCAAGGGATGACAACCCGGATCATTCCGAAGATGAAGATTGATTTCACCTCTTCCTCTATGCAATCGCAAATCTACATAGATACTGTCAATTGGCTGCTCCTGATCTCCGTGCTTCTGGTCATGATCACATTTCAGTCTTCAGAACATCTGGGAGCTGCGTATGGACTTGCCGTTACTGGAAATATGACCATATCTGCCCTTATGCTCCTCCTCATCTTCTATAAGAAAAAAGATAGTGTGAAAGTTGGGATTATGTCACTCTTACTGCTCATAGATACAACCTTCCTTTTCGCATCATTGACAAAACTTCCTCATGGAGGTTACTGGTCGGTTATCCTTGCAGGTGTTCCATTCGCGATCATCGTGATCTTCATCACCGGACAGAAAAAGCTCTATACAACTCTGAAACCCATTCCCTATAACCGGTTTGCCGAGAGGTATAACGAGTTGTACGAATCGGTATGTAAAATTCCTGGCGCTGCGTTGTACTTTACATCTGATCTTAAATATGTCTCTCCCTACATTGGGACCATCTTTTTTCAGAATAATATCCTGTATGAGTCGAATATTTTCGTCTCCATCCGTATGACAAATCATCCCTTTGGAATCAGTACCTATTTTCAGCAGGAGATCGAGAAAGGACTGTCATTTTTTAGTATCGAAACTGGTTACCTGGAGTTTCTTGATGTTGAATCACTCCTCCGTGAGCATGGAATTAATGAAAAGACGATTTTCTACGGGATTGAAAATATCATGAGTGACAAGATGATCTGGAACCTGTTTGGAATAATTAAAAAGGTATCTCCTCCCTTTGTGCAGTTTTATGCACTTCCGTCAGAGAAGATACATGGAGTTATTACCCGGTTTATCATGTAA
- a CDS encoding C1 family peptidase yields MSPQSRFLLQLCILVLILGLCAVFSVSASDYEVDSDTYLEDPASIPTLSHKWTSGNIPLSNLTIEQKEKIRSLKSKPVNTTIAKETLPITVPTDLPEFFDWRDNNGDWTTPVKDQGEECGSCWAHAVIGILESHVKILEDNPNLNIDLSEQYLLSCDHDDDGCDGGDFETAMPYLVDTPGPDGLVGTVLEQNYPYDEISDACKNLSGLERFTAGKWAYVNATTESDDAEVSLPTVEELKAAIYLKGPIGVGVDDDDAFDEYSGGIFYSEEESDETNHAVILVGWGADEEGEFFIGKNSIGTEWGEGGWFNIDVHSSRIGEGAVYFDTV; encoded by the coding sequence ATGTCACCCCAATCACGATTTCTCCTGCAATTATGTATCCTCGTATTGATTCTGGGTCTTTGTGCTGTATTTTCTGTTTCAGCATCTGATTATGAGGTTGATTCCGACACCTATCTTGAAGATCCCGCCTCCATTCCGACGCTCTCCCATAAGTGGACATCGGGAAATATCCCTCTCTCAAACCTGACTATTGAACAGAAGGAGAAGATACGGAGCCTGAAAAGTAAACCGGTGAACACTACAATAGCTAAGGAAACCCTACCGATTACTGTCCCGACCGACCTTCCGGAATTCTTTGACTGGAGAGATAATAACGGGGACTGGACCACACCGGTAAAGGACCAGGGTGAAGAATGTGGAAGCTGCTGGGCTCATGCAGTCATCGGAATTCTGGAATCCCATGTGAAGATATTAGAGGATAATCCAAATCTGAACATCGATCTCTCCGAACAATACCTCTTATCCTGTGACCATGATGATGACGGCTGTGATGGAGGGGATTTTGAGACCGCAATGCCTTATCTTGTAGATACTCCTGGTCCGGATGGCCTTGTGGGAACGGTGCTGGAACAGAATTACCCCTATGATGAAATTTCAGACGCATGCAAAAACCTTTCCGGATTAGAGCGGTTTACAGCAGGAAAATGGGCCTATGTCAACGCAACTACTGAATCTGATGATGCTGAAGTATCACTCCCTACCGTTGAAGAGTTAAAAGCCGCCATCTATCTGAAAGGACCGATTGGCGTTGGTGTTGATGATGACGATGCCTTTGATGAGTACAGTGGAGGGATCTTTTACAGCGAAGAAGAGAGTGATGAGACCAATCATGCGGTCATCCTGGTTGGATGGGGTGCTGATGAAGAAGGAGAGTTTTTCATCGGGAAGAATAGTATCGGGACAGAATGGGGAGAAGGTGGCTGGTTTAACATCGATGTCCATTCATCCCGGATAGGAGAAGGTGCTGTGTACTTTGATACCGTTTGA
- the kdpA gene encoding potassium-transporting ATPase subunit KdpA, which produces MSPQPIPDLFIIGVFLISLTIIAFFFGTYLYHVFSGRYANTFAGQIERWIYKLTGTDDENEQTWREYARDLLIFNLAGGVLLFILLETQGVLPINVQGFGPVEPLVAFNTAASFMTNTNWQTYTGEVTLSYLSQMAGLTVQNFLSAATGICVAIAVMRGFARKETSKLGIFWVDLTRTIIYILLPLACIFTVLLVSQGVIQNFDPYVQTTGYGTAPGQLIPMGPVASQEAIKELGTNGGGFFNANSANPFENPTALTNLLEIFLILLIPASLPFVFGRFLQKKREGYTLYAVMILLFVISLVILYESEFLGNPETTALGVSGAPMEGKEVRFGLGGSVLFAAATTATSCGAVNTMHDSLTPLAGMIPLVLILLGEIVYGGVGSGFYSIIGFVIIAVFIAGLMIGRTPEYLGKKIGIFEMKMAITAILTSGVIVLIMTALSLVIPGGIMSMQDPGPHGFSELLYAWASMANNNGSAFAGFDAAKTFYLVFGSVAMILGRFIPMIALLALAGSVAGKKTLQAGPGTLPTDTPSFVLWIIMVILIVGVLTFFPFLALGPVAVWFILTGGL; this is translated from the coding sequence ATGTCCCCCCAACCCATTCCCGATCTTTTCATTATCGGGGTATTTCTTATATCCCTCACAATTATAGCATTCTTTTTCGGAACCTACCTATACCATGTCTTTTCTGGCAGATATGCAAACACATTTGCAGGACAAATTGAACGGTGGATATACAAACTGACCGGAACAGATGATGAAAACGAACAGACCTGGCGTGAATATGCACGTGATCTTCTCATATTCAACCTGGCCGGAGGAGTTCTCCTTTTCATACTTCTCGAAACCCAGGGTGTGCTACCGATAAATGTACAGGGCTTTGGACCAGTTGAACCCCTGGTTGCATTCAATACTGCAGCCAGTTTCATGACCAATACGAACTGGCAGACGTATACCGGTGAGGTGACTCTATCATACCTCTCGCAGATGGCAGGCCTTACCGTGCAGAACTTTCTTTCCGCAGCGACAGGAATATGTGTTGCCATCGCGGTAATGCGTGGATTTGCCAGGAAAGAGACTTCAAAATTAGGAATCTTCTGGGTCGATTTAACCAGAACAATTATCTATATCCTCCTCCCCCTGGCTTGTATCTTTACAGTACTTCTCGTATCTCAGGGAGTTATCCAGAATTTTGATCCTTATGTTCAGACAACCGGATATGGAACTGCTCCAGGTCAGCTCATCCCCATGGGTCCGGTTGCATCACAGGAGGCAATCAAGGAACTGGGAACAAACGGCGGAGGATTTTTCAACGCAAATTCAGCGAATCCATTTGAAAACCCTACTGCTCTGACAAATCTTTTGGAAATATTTTTGATTCTTCTTATTCCAGCCTCCCTTCCGTTTGTTTTTGGCAGGTTTTTACAGAAGAAACGAGAGGGATATACTCTCTACGCGGTTATGATTCTGCTCTTTGTAATCTCTCTTGTTATTCTGTACGAGAGTGAATTCCTCGGCAATCCGGAGACAACTGCACTAGGAGTGAGTGGAGCCCCCATGGAGGGGAAAGAAGTCAGATTCGGCCTCGGAGGATCGGTTCTTTTTGCCGCAGCAACGACCGCCACCTCATGCGGAGCCGTAAACACCATGCATGATTCTTTGACTCCCCTGGCTGGAATGATACCGCTTGTGCTCATCCTTCTTGGTGAAATCGTGTATGGAGGAGTCGGATCCGGATTTTATTCAATTATCGGTTTTGTTATCATTGCGGTATTTATTGCCGGACTTATGATTGGGAGAACACCCGAGTATCTTGGGAAGAAGATTGGCATCTTTGAAATGAAGATGGCGATTACTGCAATCCTTACCAGTGGAGTAATCGTCCTCATTATGACTGCACTATCCCTTGTAATTCCGGGAGGGATTATGTCAATGCAGGATCCTGGGCCACATGGATTTTCAGAATTATTGTACGCGTGGGCATCCATGGCAAACAACAATGGGTCAGCATTTGCCGGGTTTGATGCCGCAAAAACCTTTTACCTGGTTTTCGGATCCGTCGCCATGATTCTTGGCAGATTTATCCCCATGATTGCCCTTCTCGCCCTGGCTGGATCAGTTGCCGGGAAAAAGACCCTCCAGGCTGGTCCGGGGACTCTACCAACAGATACTCCCTCCTTTGTGCTCTGGATAATCATGGTCATCCTCATCGTCGGAGTCCTGACATTTTTCCCGTTCCTTGCTCTCGGGCCGGTGGCGGTATGGTTTATTCTCACAGGAGGGCTCTAG